The following nucleotide sequence is from Paenibacillus andongensis.
TTTGCCTTCTAGAACGGCCCTTATGATTTGTTTAGCATCAACATCATGCTGATCACTGAGGTTCGTAAATAGTTCATCAACGGAACCAGATAATTCCGCCATTTGCCGAACGTATAAATTGGACTTGGAAAAATTGATGAGCGAATTAAATCCTATAAGAAAAATCGCCGTATGATCAAATTGCTCTTCGTGAATGAAAAAATCATCATGCTCGGCGAATGTGGATTTCATTTCCTGAACGAAATTGCCCATGAAACCATGCCCCTTCAAGTAACGTGTAGCCCTATTGTTTCCAGCAAATGGAATGATTATGCAGGTTCAAGCCGTCTACCAACTCACAACCGCTATCATTGTAAAAAGGACGGTGAGCCACACCGTCCCTGCACAATATTCCAAGCTGTAAAATCGGAGGGATACCGGGGGAGAACATTATGAATCCAGTGTAATGGGCAGGCAATTTCAAAGGGGAAAAGTAAAGGATAAGCATTTTTATATTAGGGACAACCCTGAGGCTATTAGCTGGTTTAGCGTAATCGCATCTCCTAGTGTAAAATAAGGTTATGTAAGTTTCTATATTCCGTAGCAATTCGATGAAATGATAGGAGTAAACTAAAGATGTACCCAACGTTGGAAGCATGTGTAAACGACCTTGAACGGAATGGCCATCTCGTCCGGATCCGGGAAGAAGTGGACCCCGAATTGGAAATCGCTGCAATTCACCTGCGTGTGTTCAATGCCGGAGGTCCGGCCCTCTTGTTCGAGAATCTGAAAGGAACTAGATACAGAGCGGTTTCAAACCTGTTCGGCTCACTGGAGCGAAGTAAGTTTATTTTTAGGCAGACCTGGAAATCAACACAGAGCGTCATCGCTCTGCGCAACGATCCAATGAGGGCGTTGAGGCAGCCAATTCGGCATGTTAGTGCGGCGATAGCTGCAACAAAGGCACTGCCGCTTCAGCATGGAGGTAGTGTTTCCGGCTTTAAGGAAGTAGCGATAACCGATCTTCCATTGATTAAGCACTGGCCAATGGATGGAGGGGCTTTCGTCACGCTGCCGCAAGTTTATACCGAAGACCCCGATAATCCTGGGATTATGAACGCGAACTTGGGGATGTACCGGATACAACTGACTGGTAATGACTATGCGACGAATAAGGAAATCGGCCTGCATTACCAAATTCACCGCGGCATTGGCGTTCACCAGCATAAAGCGAACCGTAAGGGAGAACCGCTTAAAGTAAGCATCTTTGTTGGCGGACCACCAGCCCATTCCCTGTCGGCCATCATGCCGCTCCCGGAAGGTTTAAGCGAGCTGACATTCGCAGGTCTGCTTGCAGGCCGCCGCTTCCGATACGGTTATTCGGATGGATTTTGCATCAGTCACGACGCCGACTTCGTCATTACGGGAGAGATTCATCCCGGCGAGACGAAAGCTGAAGGACCCTTCGGTGACCATCTCGGCTACTACAGCTTGGTCCATCCGTTTCCATTGATGCGCGTCAAAAAGGTGTATGCAAAGCAGAACGCGATCTGGCCGTTTACTGTCGTCGGCAGGCCCCCCCAGGAGGACACTGCGTTTGGGGCGCTCATTCACGAATTAACCGGCGATGCTGTAAAACAGGAGGTGCCGGGTGTGAAGGAGGTTCACGCCGTCGATGTCGCGGGCGTTCACCCACTGTTGTTCGCGATCGGCACCGAACGCTACACCCCTTACACCAAGGTGCAGCAGCCGTCCGAACTGCTTACGATTGCGAACCGGATTCTCGGGACGGGACAACTCAGTCTTGCTAAATATTTGTTTATCACGGCTGAAGAAAGACAGCCGCTCAGCACATATCAGGAAGCGGAATTTCTAGCGTACGTACTAGAGCGGATCGACCTCAGGCGCGATCTTCATTTCCAAACAAACACGACAATCGATACGTTGGATTATTCTGGTAGTGGTCTAAACCAGGGAAGCAAAGTCGTATTCGCTGCCTGCGGAGACAAGAAGCGTGAGCTATGTAACAACTTGCCAGAGCAGCTTCGGGGACTGCGGGATTACGGCAACCCGTTGCTCGTTCTGCCGGGCGTCGTCGCACTGGAGGGACCGTCATTCAGTAATTACGCGGATGCCAATCAGCAACTTCGCGAACTAACGGAAGCGATAGGCGCGCGCGGGCCAATGCCGGAATGCCCGCTGATTGTACTTTGTGACGACAGTTCCTTTGTCGGCGCGTCGTTAGCCAACTTCCTGTGGATTACCTTTACCCGGAGCAATCCGTCCCATGATATTTACGGGGTGAATGACGGGTTCGTGTTCAAGCATTGGGGTTGCGACAACGTCATTATCGACGCTCGGACGAAACCACATCACGCCCCACCGCTTGTCTCCGATCCGGCGATTGAAAAGAGAATCAACCGGCTGTTTGCCACCGGTGGCAGCTTGAATGGCGTGCTGTAACGAAGCAAAGCGAACGCAGTGAGAGATTGCGAAAGAGCTGGGGATTTCGCGGAGTAATGTTTCAAGGATAGAAAAAACAACCACACAAGCCTGCTTAGATAATGAATAGACGACCCCCTCATCCCAAAAAATGGCATGAAGGTCGTTTTTTTATTTCGTGCCTCTTATGTAAAGAAAATAAACCGTGATATTTATTAATGCAGTCAGCCATTGAAGTGGATAAAATGATTATCTTGTGTAAAATATATCCATGATCAAAATTTGTCAAGGGAGTTGTAAATATGCAAACCAAAGAAACGCTATATGATAAATTAGGTGGGGAAGAGGTAATCTCCAAAGTGGTCGATTACTTTTACACGCTAGTTTTAGCAGATAAGACGGTTGAAAAGTTTTTCCTTGACACGGACATGGAGAAACAACGAAAGCATCAGACCAAGTTTATTAGTTTCGCATTAGGTGGTCCTAACCAATATTCAGGATCATCGATGGCTAAAGCACATGAGGGTATGAATATTCAACCAGAACATTTTTCTGCCATTGTTAAGCATCTTCATGATGCGCTCGCTCATTTTCAAGTTAGTGAATCTGATATCTCAGAAGCCTTAAGTCATGTTGCGCCATTAAAAGATGATATTCTGTATAAATGAAAAATAGGGAACAGGTGCTAAATGTCCTGTTCCTTTTTGCTGGGAAGCAAAAAGGAAAAAACAAAAGAAGAAGCCACAGTTTCCGCAAGTAACTGCCTTCTGTCAGAGGATGAACAACCTGCATTTTATACACGATAATGCAGACAATAGATAGAATTATAGGGGATGACCTGCAAAAGTTACATCTAAACCGATCGTTTTATTCACTGTTGGCGATTTTCGAGCAAATGAGATGCAGGTTTTACAGGTAAGCACCTTGAAAACGGCAAATTATTTAAAATAAGATGTACTTTTTGCAGGTCCGGGCTGGACCGAAAAGATACAACTTGATGTTGCATGGGATTTTGATCGGATGGATTCAGGAGATGCCACAGGTCCCTCAGAGTCAGCTGAGGTTTCACACCAATGGAAAATTTTTGATAAAACCTATTTTGAGATATAAACAATTATATGTTTGGGGTTTTGGGCTAAGCGAAGATTACACCTTCTATGATTTTTAGCTTGATATTGTAAAAAGGTCTAAAATGTTGTACGTTCTGCAACTTCAACGAACTAAATGGCCATTTGGCACATGAATTGTTGCAGTATTTACATCATTGGTAATCGCTGCAGCCTATTTGCCTTAACCCCGTTGTGATGAGGCACACGGAATGAATCAAAGCCTTCCTTTTAAGGCTCCAATCATATCGGTACACTAAGGGGCTGAGCGGATAAAATGTGAACAAAAGATGTCCCACTTAGCCATAAGAGGCAGTGGGACATCTTTTGTTTTGGTATCTTAATAGGCTAAAGCGAATAGACCATGAATGTGGGACAGATAGCGAACGTTGCTCGCTTCTTTCATAAGCGAAGCCGGTAAGCCTTTTAGCTTCGTGTTATTTCCGCCGATAGTGCCTATGCCGTCTTTACGGCCCAAGCTGCCGAGTGTTCCGGAGAATACCGGTATGAACTTATCCATGACGCCGCCTTTGAGCTGAACGGACAGGTTGTAACCGACGGTTTCACCCATCTGCCAAGCAAGCTGAGCAGTAGGAGGGTAAGGTCTTTCACTGCCTTCAGGGAATACAACCGCGCAATCGCCTGCAAGGAAGATATCGGAGTGGGATGTGGATTGCAGCGTCGGTGTCACGGTAGCACGGCCACGATCTTCAGCGATTCCGCAGCTTGCAACAACGTGGTTGCCTTTGACGCCGCCAGTCCAAATAATCGTGTTCGACTCGATGGTTTGACCGCTTTTAAGCGATACCGAATTTTTCGTTGCTTCTGTAATCGCGACACCTGTCAGGAAAGTAACGCCGCGTTTCTCAAGGCTCGTTACCGCGCGCTCAATCAGTACTGGAGGGAATACCGGAAGGATGGCTGGGCCCGCTTCAACGCAATAGATCGAAATATCGCTAAAATCGATGCCTTTGCTGCGGCAAACTTCAGGCAGCTTATCAGCGAATTCGCCAACAAGCTCAACGCCTGTTAAACCGCCGCCGCCAACTACGATGTTTGCATCTGCTTTATTGCCGGTAGCCTTATAAGCGTCTAGACGAGCTTCAACATGTTCGCGAATACGGTTAGCATCAGCTGCAGATTTGAGAATAAGACTGTTCTCTTCCAGACCTGGAATGCCGAAGTAATTAGTTTCGCTACCTAACGCAACGACCAGCGCATCGTACGTATGTAAGGCGCCGCTGCTTGTAAGGACTTGCTTCTCATTTGGCTTAATTTCCTTAATGGTGTCGACAACGATATTCACAGCTTTGTCGCCTAGCAGTTTTTGAAGCGGAAGCGCAACAGCTTGTTCTTTGATAGTACCACCAGCCAAACGATGCAATTCCGTAATAATTTGGTGTGTTGGAAAGCGGTTGATGATCGTAATATTGGCTTCTGCAGCCGTCAAATGTTTACGTGCTGTCAATGCGGTTAGTAGACCGCCGTAACCGCCACCAAGAATAAGTATTTGTTTAGCCATCGTTATCATCCCTTGTCCGTATTAATTTTTGCGCTCAGAGAGTACGTTCAAGAATGCTTGAGCAAAACGAAGTGTCTTCTGCACTTCAGGATCTTTCAGCATTTTTAGCATCCCGAAAAGACCGATGGTTGTTCCTGCCTCAGCCTGTGAGCGTTCGCCAGCCTCAATCGCTGCCGATGCAATGTCTTTTGCCTTTTCTTGCACAGGTTTGACGAATTCCCCAATACCTTGGGCAAAATCGTTGATCAGAACTTTGTCTGTGGCAATGCTTTGCGCGAAATCGTAGGCTTTGGTTAAGACAGTCACCATTTCAGCTAATTTAGGCAGGTTATCGACCAATACAGTCAGAGATTGCTGCACCTCAGGCTTCAATAATTGGTCAAGTACGTCTAACGTTTTTGGTTCCGCAGCAAGCGTTGCTGCTACTTCTTGAACAGCAGATGTCTGTGACATATGAAAAATCCTCCTTTGCGTTGAAAAAAATCGGGTACTGTCACAATGTGTACGAAACGGTAACTTCGTTTTCGAAAAAATGATTGTAACATTTTTCACATAACAAAATATCAATCAACATCGACACAATTGGATTAAACCGTATTTAAATATTTTACACCTTTTTGCGATAAATATTAAAATGAAAATATTTCAATTTCGTGAACATGATAGGTCCGGCATACTTTTTTGTAAATAAGGAAGAGTAGTGAGAAAGCTTTCTATTTCATTAATCGCCGTAATAGCAACATTTGCAGTGGATAAGTCTAAACAAAACCAAAATGAAGGCGATCAATATACAATGAAAATGAAGATATAACGAACTTAAAAATTTACCGCGCGCATTCTGTTTCTTTCTAAAAAAAAATTGAAAATAATTGAAATATCACTTGATATAGGGTATGGGGGTATGGTATATTCTGAATGTGAGGAGGAAATGCAATGGAACAACATGATAACCAAGAAATAAATGAGAACAGTTGTCATTCGGGCAGTGATCGAAAAAGTCATCATTCTGATAAAACAAAAAACAATTTGATTTCTAGGCTTAATCGCATCGAAGGACAAATTCGCGGTGTGAAAGGTCTTATTGAGAAGGATACGTATTGCGACGATGTGTTAAATCAAATTGCCGCGGTTCAATCCGCTTTAAACGGGGTTGGGAAACTGCTTCTCGAACATCATCTAAACAGCTGTGTGATCGAACGCATTCAAGAAGGCGATAATGAGGTTATTAAAGAACTCATGGTTACCATGAATAAATTAATGAAATAATAAGGGAGAGATTTGATATGCAAACAGTTACACTTAAAGTTGAAGGTATGTCCTGCGGGCATTGCGTGAATTCCGTTGAGGGCGCAGTCAAGAAACTTGGTGCTTCCGGCAAAGTTGATTTGAGTGGTGGCTCCGTTACTGTAGATTTCGATGAGTCTAAAGTTTCTTTGGACGCTATTAAAGAAGCGATTGAAGAACAAGGTTATGACGTTGCGAAATAAAGATAATGAGCCGCTTCATGCGGCTCCATGTAACACTTATTTTTTTTTAAAAAAATATACCCCTTGGGGGTATTTAGAGGCTGGAGGGACTGCAATGGCAAAACCATTAGAGCAGCAACAAGCGAGTCTGCAAATTGCGGGAATGACTTGTGCGGCATGCGCGAACCGAATAGAAAAAGGCTTGAAGAAATTAGAAGGTGTTGCAGAAGCTAACGTGAATTTTGCACTTGAGAAAGCTTCAGTAACGTATAATCCGAATCAAATCAGTGTATCGGCCATGGAAGAGAAAATACTGGATCTGGGTTACAGCACGGTAAAGGAAACAGTCGATTTTAATATCGTTGGTATGACCTGCGCCGCGTGCTCGACTCGTATTGAGAAAGGGTTAAATAAAATGCCAGGTGTTAGCAAAGCTACTGTTAACCTTGCATTAGAAACTGCTCATGTTGAGTTTAGCGCAGCCGAAGTTTCGATAAGCGATATGGTTAACAAAGTTGATCAACTCGGATATAAAGCCATACGTAAAGAGGAAGTGGCTGCTAAAGGCGATTATAAGCAAAAGGAGATACGGCACAAGAAAATACAGCTAGCTGTATCGGCAATTCTTTCGCTGCCGCTTCTGTGGGCCATGGTGAGTCACTTTACTTTTACATCGTGGATTTACCTGCCAGAGTTCTTGATGAATCCTTGGGTACAGCTTGTTCTTGCCACACCGGTACAATTCATTATTGGTAGTCAGTTTTACGTGGGAGCATATAAAGCACTTCGCAATAAAAGCGCCAATATGGATGTGCTTGTTTCCCTTGGAACATCAGCTGCGTACTTCTATAGTTTATACCTAACACTGCAATGGGCAGCTTCTGCTGATGCTCATCACCATGCGCCCGATATGTATTACGAAACAAGCGCGATTCTTATTACTTTGATTATTTTAGGGAAACTGTTTGAAGTGTTGGCAAAAGGGCGAACCTCTGAAGCCATCAAGAAATTGATGGGGCTTCAAGCGAAAACAGCGTTAGTCATTCGGAATGGTCAAGAAGAGTCGATACCGGTTGAAGAAGTTGTCATCGGGGACATTGTGCTTGTCAAACCGGGTGAGAAAATTCCCGTCGATGGTGAAGTTGTAGACGGTTTGTCCGCAGTTGATGAATCCATGCTTACGGGTGAGAGTATCCCTGCCCAGAAGAAAATCGGTGACGCCGTTATTGGCGCTACTGTTAATAAAAACGGCGGTTTGAAAATTAAAGCAACTCGTGTTGGTCAAGAGACAGCTCTTGCTCAAATTATTAAAGTTGTGGAAGAAGCCCAAGGCTCTAAAGCACCTATTCAACGTATCGCTGATGTGATCTCGGGTATCTTTGTCCCGATTGTTGTAGGAATTGCTGTTGTTACTTTTCTGGTATGGTTTATTTGGGTTGCTCCTGGTGAATTTGCAACTGCGCTGGAAAAGGCCATTGCTGTTCTTGTCATTGCTTGCCCTTGTGCTCTAGGTCTTGCAACACCAACTTCGATTATGGCCGGATCCGGTCGCGCGGCGGAATTTGGCATCCTGTTTAAGGGTGGAGAACATTTAGAATCGATGCAAAAAGTGCAAATTATTGTACTTGATAAAACGGGTACGGTAACGAAAGGCAAACCGGAACTTACCGACTTTCAAATTGAAAACATGGATGAAGAGACAGCTCTTCGCTTAATCGGCTCTGCTGAAAAACAATCTGAGCATCCGCTTGCTGAGGCGATCGTGGCAGGAATTGTGGCTAAAGGCATAACGCTAACCACCACTGAGCAATTCGAAGCTATTCCTGGTTACGGAATTCGAGCCTTCGTAGAAGGCAAGGAAGTACTGGTTGGAACCCGTAAGCTTCTGCAGCGAGAAGCCATTGACTTCGGTAAAGCAGTTACAGAAATGGAAAGGCTCGAATCCAATGGTAAAACGACTATGCTCGTAGCAGTAGATAACAAGTACACAGGCATGGTAGCCGTAGCGGATACGATCAAAGATACGTCGAGAGAAGCTGTCGCTCGTTTAAAACAAATGGGCATCGAAGTCATCATGATGACAGGTGATAACCAGCGAACAGCACATGCCATAGCGCAGCAAGTTGGCATCGATCATGTTCTCGCAGAAGTTCTTCCGGAAGGCAAAGCCGAAGAAGTGAAGAAACGGCAAGCACAAGGAAAGATAGTCGCAATGGTGGGTGATGGTATCAACGATGCTCCTGCTCTTGCTACTGCAGACGTCGGCATTGCTATTGGTACCGGCACTGACATTGCGATGGAAGCAGCGGACGTGACACTAATGCGCGGAGAACTCACAAGCATTACAGATGCCATTTATATGAGCCGTAAAACGATGACGAACATTAAACAGAACCTGTTCTGGGCACTCGGTTACAATACACTTGGGATTCCGATTGCGGCTCTTGGACTTTTGGCTCCCTGGGTAGCTGGTGCTGCAATGGCGCTAAGCTCGGTATCCGTTGTGTTAAATGCCTTACGCTTGCAACGAATGAAATTATAATCGGGCATGGGAGGGGAAGACACGCAGATGATGAAATTTGCCGTTACCCCAGGGTTTCAAACGGGGGGAACCTTATTTAAACCAGAACAATTGGCTGTTCTTGGATCGATCGTCGGTGAGGAAGCTAAAATAGAGTTAACGACATTTAAACAATTATATGTTGAAATGCAAGAAGATCGAGTTGATGAAGTGAAGCTAGAGTTATCCAGAATCGGCTTAGAAATATATCCTATAGGCTTAGTGACCAAAAGCCTTATTACGTGTAACTTTTGCCGTGGGGCTCAAGATGCAGGGCTTGAAATGGCTGAGGCGTTAAACAAAGCGATCTCAGGGATCGAAACGCCGACACCTTTAAAAATCGGCTATGCGGGTTGTGCGCTCGGAACGAGCGAACCGCTTTTGAAAGATATCGGTGTGGTCAAAATGAGAGATACGTTTGATATTTATATCGGCGGTGAGCCCAAATCGTTAAAACCTGCGTTTGCAGTCTTGCTAGTAAGCGATGTTCATGCCAATAAACTAATTCCATTGGTTCAAAGACTCATCCATCATTTTCAGGCTCACGGCAAAGCGAAAGAAAAGTTTTCTAAATTTATCAATCGGGTAACAATCGATGCATTGCGTGAGGCCATTGCAGAGCAAGGGTAACGGAGGTTTGCTTCATAAATGAAGACAATTTTAATCGTTGATGATGAAGAAAAGATTCGTGAAGTTGTTGTATCCTATTTGCAATCCGAAGGATATCAAACTGTTGAGGCTGGAACTGGCAGTAAAGCGCTTGAACTCATTCGCGGCGGAAATGTTGATCTTCTTATTTTGGATCTGATGCTGCCGGACATGTCCGGGGAACATGTATGCAGAGTGATACGACAGTTTTCTCCTGTTCCTGTCATCATGCTAACAGCGAAAGTTTCTGAAGATGACCGCGTCCAAGGATTAACACTTGGTGCCGATGATTATGTCATGAAGCCATTCAGCCCACGTGAATTAACAGCAAGAGTAAAAGCTATTTTACGCCGTACGCAAGATGATACGCTTCTTGCTGAAATCATCTCGTTTCAGAATGACGATCTTGTCATTCGACCGATGAAACATGAAGTTTATAAATCTGGGAATCTGATAAGTCTGACTCCAAATGAATATAAATTGCTGCTGAATCTGGCACATTATCCAAATCGAACGTTTACACGGGAGGAATTAATTGAAAAAGTACTCGGTTTTGATTTTGAAGGTGACACACGCTCAATCGATCAGCATGTCAAAAACCTCCGTCAAAAAATAGAATCTGATCCCAAAAAGCCTCAATACATCGGTACCGTCTTTTCCGTAGGTTACCGATTTACGGGAGGCGAAGCAACATGAAAGGATTATACGCTCGTATCGTCATCGCATTTATTGGCGTAGCCTCCGGTGTTTTGCTCATCGCAACCATAGCGTTTATTTTAGAGACACACTACCACTTCTCCTTGTATCAGCACCAAGCTATGGATATGAACGCTCCTGCATTTGATACCCATTTTGAGCAGGCATTAGTACAGTCTGTTCTCTGGTCTGCCATCTTGGGTATCTTGCTCTCAGTTCTGTTAAGTCTGTTTGTTGCTAGAAGGCTTACAGCCCCGCTGATACACATGAAGAAGGTCGCAGAGCGAATGGCAGGCGGAGAACTTGGAGCAAGAGCGACAGTCAA
It contains:
- the copZ gene encoding copper chaperone CopZ, giving the protein MQTVTLKVEGMSCGHCVNSVEGAVKKLGASGKVDLSGGSVTVDFDESKVSLDAIKEAIEEQGYDVAK
- a CDS encoding group I truncated hemoglobin, which codes for MQTKETLYDKLGGEEVISKVVDYFYTLVLADKTVEKFFLDTDMEKQRKHQTKFISFALGGPNQYSGSSMAKAHEGMNIQPEHFSAIVKHLHDALAHFQVSESDISEALSHVAPLKDDILYK
- a CDS encoding DUF1641 domain-containing protein; translation: MSQTSAVQEVAATLAAEPKTLDVLDQLLKPEVQQSLTVLVDNLPKLAEMVTVLTKAYDFAQSIATDKVLINDFAQGIGEFVKPVQEKAKDIASAAIEAGERSQAEAGTTIGLFGMLKMLKDPEVQKTLRFAQAFLNVLSERKN
- a CDS encoding metal-sensitive transcriptional regulator; protein product: MEQHDNQEINENSCHSGSDRKSHHSDKTKNNLISRLNRIEGQIRGVKGLIEKDTYCDDVLNQIAAVQSALNGVGKLLLEHHLNSCVIERIQEGDNEVIKELMVTMNKLMK
- a CDS encoding heavy metal translocating P-type ATPase; this encodes MAKPLEQQQASLQIAGMTCAACANRIEKGLKKLEGVAEANVNFALEKASVTYNPNQISVSAMEEKILDLGYSTVKETVDFNIVGMTCAACSTRIEKGLNKMPGVSKATVNLALETAHVEFSAAEVSISDMVNKVDQLGYKAIRKEEVAAKGDYKQKEIRHKKIQLAVSAILSLPLLWAMVSHFTFTSWIYLPEFLMNPWVQLVLATPVQFIIGSQFYVGAYKALRNKSANMDVLVSLGTSAAYFYSLYLTLQWAASADAHHHAPDMYYETSAILITLIILGKLFEVLAKGRTSEAIKKLMGLQAKTALVIRNGQEESIPVEEVVIGDIVLVKPGEKIPVDGEVVDGLSAVDESMLTGESIPAQKKIGDAVIGATVNKNGGLKIKATRVGQETALAQIIKVVEEAQGSKAPIQRIADVISGIFVPIVVGIAVVTFLVWFIWVAPGEFATALEKAIAVLVIACPCALGLATPTSIMAGSGRAAEFGILFKGGEHLESMQKVQIIVLDKTGTVTKGKPELTDFQIENMDEETALRLIGSAEKQSEHPLAEAIVAGIVAKGITLTTTEQFEAIPGYGIRAFVEGKEVLVGTRKLLQREAIDFGKAVTEMERLESNGKTTMLVAVDNKYTGMVAVADTIKDTSREAVARLKQMGIEVIMMTGDNQRTAHAIAQQVGIDHVLAEVLPEGKAEEVKKRQAQGKIVAMVGDGINDAPALATADVGIAIGTGTDIAMEAADVTLMRGELTSITDAIYMSRKTMTNIKQNLFWALGYNTLGIPIAALGLLAPWVAGAAMALSSVSVVLNALRLQRMKL
- a CDS encoding UbiD family decarboxylase, translated to MYPTLEACVNDLERNGHLVRIREEVDPELEIAAIHLRVFNAGGPALLFENLKGTRYRAVSNLFGSLERSKFIFRQTWKSTQSVIALRNDPMRALRQPIRHVSAAIAATKALPLQHGGSVSGFKEVAITDLPLIKHWPMDGGAFVTLPQVYTEDPDNPGIMNANLGMYRIQLTGNDYATNKEIGLHYQIHRGIGVHQHKANRKGEPLKVSIFVGGPPAHSLSAIMPLPEGLSELTFAGLLAGRRFRYGYSDGFCISHDADFVITGEIHPGETKAEGPFGDHLGYYSLVHPFPLMRVKKVYAKQNAIWPFTVVGRPPQEDTAFGALIHELTGDAVKQEVPGVKEVHAVDVAGVHPLLFAIGTERYTPYTKVQQPSELLTIANRILGTGQLSLAKYLFITAEERQPLSTYQEAEFLAYVLERIDLRRDLHFQTNTTIDTLDYSGSGLNQGSKVVFAACGDKKRELCNNLPEQLRGLRDYGNPLLVLPGVVALEGPSFSNYADANQQLRELTEAIGARGPMPECPLIVLCDDSSFVGASLANFLWITFTRSNPSHDIYGVNDGFVFKHWGCDNVIIDARTKPHHAPPLVSDPAIEKRINRLFATGGSLNGVL
- a CDS encoding nitrite reductase, whose product is MMKFAVTPGFQTGGTLFKPEQLAVLGSIVGEEAKIELTTFKQLYVEMQEDRVDEVKLELSRIGLEIYPIGLVTKSLITCNFCRGAQDAGLEMAEALNKAISGIETPTPLKIGYAGCALGTSEPLLKDIGVVKMRDTFDIYIGGEPKSLKPAFAVLLVSDVHANKLIPLVQRLIHHFQAHGKAKEKFSKFINRVTIDALREAIAEQG
- a CDS encoding response regulator transcription factor — its product is MKTILIVDDEEKIREVVVSYLQSEGYQTVEAGTGSKALELIRGGNVDLLILDLMLPDMSGEHVCRVIRQFSPVPVIMLTAKVSEDDRVQGLTLGADDYVMKPFSPRELTARVKAILRRTQDDTLLAEIISFQNDDLVIRPMKHEVYKSGNLISLTPNEYKLLLNLAHYPNRTFTREELIEKVLGFDFEGDTRSIDQHVKNLRQKIESDPKKPQYIGTVFSVGYRFTGGEAT
- a CDS encoding NAD(P)/FAD-dependent oxidoreductase translates to MAKQILILGGGYGGLLTALTARKHLTAAEANITIINRFPTHQIITELHRLAGGTIKEQAVALPLQKLLGDKAVNIVVDTIKEIKPNEKQVLTSSGALHTYDALVVALGSETNYFGIPGLEENSLILKSAADANRIREHVEARLDAYKATGNKADANIVVGGGGLTGVELVGEFADKLPEVCRSKGIDFSDISIYCVEAGPAILPVFPPVLIERAVTSLEKRGVTFLTGVAITEATKNSVSLKSGQTIESNTIIWTGGVKGNHVVASCGIAEDRGRATVTPTLQSTSHSDIFLAGDCAVVFPEGSERPYPPTAQLAWQMGETVGYNLSVQLKGGVMDKFIPVFSGTLGSLGRKDGIGTIGGNNTKLKGLPASLMKEASNVRYLSHIHGLFALAY